Below is a window of Lodderomyces elongisporus chromosome 3, complete sequence DNA.
CTCTTCATCGTTGAAACATATAAATATTATAGACACTTTGGACTTGCTCAAGGATGCCAAGGGCGACTATTGCGAAGTGATGGAGTTTTGTTCTGGTGGTGATTTATACACATTGATTATTGCACTGGGCAAATTGGAATATGCCGAAGCCGACTGTTTTTTTAAGCAATTGATTCGTGGTGTCAACTATATGCACAACATGGGTGTTGCTCATCGAGACTTGAAGCCGGAAAACTTGTTGCTCACACAAACTGgtgttttgaaaatcaCGGATTTTGGCAACTCAGAGTGTTTCAAGATGGCTTGGGAAACAGATATCCAGTTTAGTGAAGGTGTATGTGGTTCATCGCCATATATCGCACCAGAAGAATTCAATCAAGAATCTTTTGATCCGCGGTGTGTGGATATCTGGTCGTGTGGTGTTATTTATATGGCAATGAGAACTGGACGACAATTGTGGAAATTGGCTGACCCTTCCAAGGACGAATTTTTTGAGGAATACTTGGTCAAGAGGAAAGATGCTAGTGGATACGAACCAATTGAAAACTTGAAGAGGGCAAGATGCAGAAATGTTATCTACTCGATTTTGGATCCCAAGCCTGAAAGAAGAATTACTGGTAAGCAGATTTTGAATAGTGAATGGGGTAGAGAAATCAAGGTTTGTGAAGCAGGTGAAGGTCACCATTTGCTGGAAAATGGAAGTGCAGGATCCAGCTGATGAGtgttgaaataaaaaaataaaaatttgaagaaagaaagaaagaaagaaaaaataaaaattttatatttattagTATATTAATAGGTGTATTTGCCACTAGGTAtacatatttatattttgtaTGTTTATAATGGAATGTTATGAAATTGAAGGGATGTTAGCAAAAAAGGGCACTAGTCGAATTTATAATTGGTGACTTATATGgtgagaaggaaaaaatggGAACAGATGACATGTTCGTAGCGTGCGGCGTATTATGTGCGGCGTAACTCACCCTTATCCATaccctttccctttccatatacaatttttctttccttctttccacacacacgcacacacaccTCCTCCTCCCCTTTACcaatattttattttttcacatttcttttttttttattttttttttattttttcttctctctctcctaTAGTGTGACGCGTGTGTGTCtgaagtagtagtagtagtagtaatagtagttggAGTTCCAAATATGGCAACTGTttacaaaatcaaaatttcttttctctaaAAGTGTAACCCTCTTGTCAAAATTTCTAGACGAggacaacgacaacgacaacaacgacaaaaacaacaaaaagaacaatcCACTATAACTTAGCACGACATtctcaaaaataaaaaagaaaataagcATCAACTATATAGTCTGCTTTACAATTGTAGACATCCCGGTTTATTTTTATCTGCCTTAGCTGATACATTACAGTCTCCAGCTTTCACATATATTCCATTAATCATTCTATTCCCCAAAAATGGTTGAACTATCAGATTATCAAAGACAAGAGAAAGTGGGTGAGGGGACTTATGGTGTGGTGTATAAGGCACTTGACACCAAACATAACAACAGAGTTGTTGCGTTGAAAAAGATCAGGCTCGAGTCTGAAGACGAAGGTGTCCCCTCAACAGCGATCCGCGAGATCTCTCTACTcaaggaaatggaaaatgacAACATTGTCCGTCTTTACGATATCATCCATAGCGACTCGCATAAACTCTACCTTGTGTTTGAATTCTTGGACTTGGACTTGAAGAAATACATGGAATCCATCCCACAACAGCTGCAGACCGGGTTAGAGCCCGAGATGGTCAAGAGATTTATGTGCCAATTGATTAGAGGTATCAAGCACTGTCATAGTAAACGAGTCTTGCATCGTGACTTGAAGCCACAGAATTTGCTTATTGATAAAGAAGGTAATTTGAAACTAGCCGACTTTGGCTTGGCACGAGCATTTGGAGTACCGTTGAGAGCATATACTCACGAAGTTGTTACCTTGTGGTACCGAGCACCCGAGATTCTTCTTGGTGGGAAACAATACTCTACAGGTGTCGATATATGGTCGATTGGATGTATATTTGCTGAAATGTGTAATCGAAAACCTTTATTTCCAGGTGACTCGGAAATCGATGAGATTTTTAGAATCTTTAGAATCTTGGGAACACCAAACGAAGAGACATGGCCAGATGTTGCATACTTGCCTGATTTCAAACCAGGGTTCCccaaatggaaaaagaaggatttGGCTGAGTTTGTGCCCACTTTAGACTCCCGCGGTGTGGACTTGTTGGAACAAATGCTTGTATATGATCCAAGTAAACGAATTAGTGCAAAGAGAGCATTGGTGCATCCATATTTTACAGAGTCAGATGATACCGATGTGAATAATACGGTATTGAGAAGTAACATTCTCAATGTTAACAATAATGGCAACAGCAGTGGCAGTGGTAATAACAGTGGCAATGGCagtggtaatggtggtaCGAGTAATGGAGATGGCAATTTTTCAGTCAACATGGGATagatttgaagaaaaaaaaaatgataaaagagaaaggaaatAGGAGAAGAAACTAAAATTAAACTGAATGAAGTAGATTAATAATATATTCTGAGGAGGCGAAAAGTCAAGCGAAccaaaatgaaagaattgTGGAAGTTGAATGTGGATCAACGAGTAAATGATACGATATTAGggtatttatatattcaaTAGAtgcagaaagaaaagaagaagaataaaaaaaaaactgaaaactaaaaactgaaaactaaaaactaaaagaaaaaaattatcaacATAAAGCCTAAATTTTATAATAGCTTAGAATGCA
It encodes the following:
- the CDC28 gene encoding Cyclin-dependent kinase catalytic subunit; the encoded protein is MVELSDYQRQEKVGEGTYGVVYKALDTKHNNRVVALKKIRLESEDEGVPSTAIREISLLKEMENDNIVRLYDIIHSDSHKLYLVFEFLDLDLKKYMESIPQQSQTGLEPEMVKRFMCQLIRGIKHCHSKRVLHRDLKPQNLLIDKEGNLKLADFGLARAFGVPLRAYTHEVVTLWYRAPEILLGGKQYSTGVDIWSIGCIFAEMCNRKPLFPGDSEIDEIFRIFRILGTPNEETWPDVAYLPDFKPGFPKWKKKDLAEFVPTLDSRGVDLLEQMLVYDPSKRISAKRALVHPYFTESDDTDVNNTVLRSNILNVNNNGNSSGSGNNSGNGSGNGGTSNGDGNFSVNMG